Proteins from one Homalodisca vitripennis isolate AUS2020 chromosome 3, UT_GWSS_2.1, whole genome shotgun sequence genomic window:
- the LOC124358336 gene encoding histone H2A-like — MSGRSKGGKVKRKAKSHSSRAGLQFPFGRIHRLLRKGNYAKRVGVRAPTYLATVMEYLAAEVVELPGNAARNNNKTRIIPRHLQLAIRNEELNKLLFGVTTTKGGVLLNNQVVLLPTNTEKMA; from the coding sequence ATGTCAGGACGCAGCAAAGGTGGTAAAGTGAAGCGAAAGGCAAAGTCTCATTCGTCCAGGGCTGGTCTCCAGTTCCCCTTCGGCAGAATTCACCGTCTGCTCCGCAAGGGCAACTACGCCAAGCGAGTGGGTGTCAGAGCTCCAACCTACCTGGCCACCGTCATGGAGTATCTCGCCGCCGAGGTTGTCGAGTTGCCCGGCAACGCGGCACGTAATAACAATAAGACCAGGATCATTCCCCGTCACCTGCAGCTGGCCATCAGAAATGAGGAGCTGAACAAACTCCTGTTCGGTGTCACCACCACCAAGGGAGGTGTTCTGCTCAACAACCAGGTCGTGCTTCTGCCGACGAACACCGAGAAGATGGCTTAA